The Paenibacillus sp. FSL R7-0345 DNA segment TATTTCATGAAATTTCCTGAAATATGCCGCGTTAATTGCTCATGTTAGTTTATCAGACATCAGCCGTTTACCACAGGAAAATATAGCAAAATGCTTATATTTTCCTGTCTTTGATGGCATGTCGTCTGCCGGGAGGGGACTTTTCATGTTAGGTTTTTGGCCTAAAGGTCAGTGAGGCGGGGGGATTTTGGCGGGATCAGGGGGATTTTTGCCTTTTATTTTGCCCGGCTAGGCCATTTTACCGGATTCAGAGGCTTTTTTGTCTCTCATTTCGTCCGGCTAGGCTGTTTCGCCGGATTCAGAGGCATTTTTGTCTCTCATTTCGCCCGGCTAGGCTGTTTCGCCGGATTCAGAGGCATTTTTGTCTCTCATTTCGCCCGGCCAGGCCATTTCGCCGGATTCAGAGGCATTTTTGTCTTTCATTTCGCCCGGCTAGGCTGTTTCGCCGGATTCAGAGGCATTTTTGTCTCTCATTTCGCCCGGCTGGGCTGTTTCGCCGGATTCAGAGGCATTTTTGTCTCTCATTTCGCCCGGCTAGGCTGTTTCGCCGGATTCAGAGGCATTTTTGTCTCTCATTTCGCCCGGCCAGGCCATTTCGCCGGATTCAGAGGCATTTTTGTCTTTCCTGGTGAGCTTCCGAGGGTTACCCCCTACCCTACCCTACCCTATCCTACCTTGCCCATACCTGTTCATCTGCAAATTCATGTGCTTTTATCGGACTAAGTGGAAAATTGCCACCTAATTTTTAGATTCCCCGCTGTTCTTTAGAATCCAGGTGGAAAAACAGCACTTAATTGCTCCAAATTCACCCTGATGGGCATTTTCCGGACGAATTAAGTATCCTTTTTCCAGCTAGATTGCTCGGATGATGCCAAATGGCGAAATTAAGTAGCGAAAATCCACTTAGTTTTTGGCAGCTTCGCTTTTAACACTAGCACCACCAATTAACTCCCGGGTAGCAGAGCAGGACAACATACTAGTTACTTGAAATTCGCACATATCACAACCCTTTTCAGGAAACCGGCAGTTATACCATACTCTTCATCCCAGGAAGCCTAATATTACTCTCACACCGATATCACGCCCCCAATCCCGCACCGCTACAACGACATTTCTCCTTCACCCGCCAAAGTAAGTCAAGTTACCTTAATAACTCTCCCGGCATGTCCAACGCAGAAACATAAATTTGTCTGAAAAGCATAAAGACGTCCCCCGGATTAACGTTCCAGGGGACGCCTTAACAGCAAACTGTGCAGCTAGCACAACAGCCGCGAATATAAATTACATAGCATGCATCAGGTGGTCTGCGGCATTGAGCACGTACGCGGTGCGATCAGCGCCGCAGCTGGCCCGGCAGAGACGCGGCCGAAGCTGCGGCTGCGCCGAGGGACAGGATCGGGTCAAAGGCACGGATGCCGAGCTGTTCCTCAAGCTCGGCCGCAAGCCCGATGGTGGCGAAGCCCGTGCATGCCAGCACGATCGCATCTGCTCCGCGCTCGACGAGCCTCGCCGCACCGGCAAGTGCGCCGGCTCGTCCCGCTGGCGTACCTAGATCCAGCGTAGTCGTCACGCCGTCCGGCCGGTCCATGCCAATATAGGCGTCGCCGAGAATGCCACGGATCAGCGGCGGCACCTCGGTAAGGATCGTGAGGACACCGATCCGGCTGCTGCAGGTCAGTGCCAGATGCGCGGCACAGGAGCCTGCGCCGAATACCGGAACGTTGACCTCCGCCCTTGCTTCCGTAAGCGCCGGGTCTGCCGCACAGCTGATGCCGATCGCTGTGCAGCCCTCTGCTGCCAGCTGCCGGGCGAGTTCAATAATCTTCGGCACGGACTCCGCTTCGGTCTCATCATTGTACACGCCCCGGGGCTGATCCGGAATGCAGCGGCTGAGCACCGGCAGGCCGTAGCGTTCTTCAATCAGCGCCCCGTGCTGATTGACCGCAGACTCATCCTGCAGCGTAATTACACGTATCATTCCAAGCATCGTTATCCCTCCCCCTGATCAGACAACAAATAGTCTGTCTTTTTTGCTGCCCCGTTCAATCACCCACACAATCTGTCTTCTTTCCTGTCTCTTTAACCATCCACACATGTCTTGGTTGCTATTCCCGTTCAGCCATCCACACAGCTAGTCTTATCATGCTTCTTATGGATGATAGCCGTGTCACACCACGTCACACTATTCCCGGCCAAACCGAAGCCCAGCTGTCTGTCTTGTTCCACCGCGCTCCCGGCTCGTTCCGCTACCAGCTCAATGTGCAACACTGCTCCTACAAAAGCTCTCCGGCTCGCATAATAAGCTTATCATCGATATACACATCCGGCTTCATAACTACAGCGTCGATATGTACGCCTGCTGCTACCGTTCCGCCGAAGGTGTTGTTGCTGCCAAACGCAACGTGAATCGTGCCGTAGACCTTCTCATCTTCGAGCACCACGCCGGTAATTCTGGCCTTGTTATTCGTTCCAATGCCGAATTCCCCGAGCAATCGGCCGTCGCCTGCACCAAGCATCTCCAGCAGCTTGTCCCCGCCTTCACCATCGGCTGCAGTCAGACGGCCCTGCTCTACGGTCAGCACCAGCGGACTGTTCAGTGCGCCGATGCCGGCGATTGAACCGTCTACAACAATCTGCCCGGCTGCAGTGCCTTCCAGCGGTGCAATATAAGCTTCACCGGACGGCAGATTGCCTGATTCGCCCGGATTCAAGTACAGCCCGGTGCTCAGCACCCCATCTCTGCCGTTAATCGAGAAGCTGAGGCTGAGCCCGTCCTTCTCGACCCGTACCTGCTGGCCTGCGGACAGCAGCGCGGCAACCTGCTCCGTCAGCTCCTTGA contains these protein-coding regions:
- a CDS encoding aspartate/glutamate racemase family protein, which codes for MLGMIRVITLQDESAVNQHGALIEERYGLPVLSRCIPDQPRGVYNDETEAESVPKIIELARQLAAEGCTAIGISCAADPALTEARAEVNVPVFGAGSCAAHLALTCSSRIGVLTILTEVPPLIRGILGDAYIGMDRPDGVTTTLDLGTPAGRAGALAGAARLVERGADAIVLACTGFATIGLAAELEEQLGIRAFDPILSLGAAAASAASLPGQLRR
- a CDS encoding aminopeptidase, translating into MSEARIGISMNVLKDCLGLRSGELLAVVADDDKRELAESVYEAGKRLGAESMLLVMQLRSKSGEEPPAPVAEAMAKADVAVCITTHSMTHTAARKQAAAAGTRVATMPGMTDDMFSHGAITADYAQVKELTEQVAALLSAGQQVRVEKDGLSLSFSINGRDGVLSTGLYLNPGESGNLPSGEAYIAPLEGTAAGQIVVDGSIAGIGALNSPLVLTVEQGRLTAADGEGGDKLLEMLGAGDGRLLGEFGIGTNNKARITGVVLEDEKVYGTIHVAFGSNNTFGGTVAAGVHIDAVVMKPDVYIDDKLIMRAGELL